From the genome of Oryza glaberrima chromosome 1, OglaRS2, whole genome shotgun sequence:
CCCCAGGGCGTGGTATCCTGGCAATTGATGAGTCGAATGCCACATGCGGAAAGAGATTAGCATCCATTGGTTTGGACAACACAGAAGTTAACCGCCAGGCTTACAGGCAGCTTTTACTGACCACTGCTGGTCTTGGTGAATATATTTCTGGTGCTATCCTTTTTGAGGAAACTCTTTATCAGTCAACCACTGATGGTAAGAAGTTTGTTGACTGCTTGAAGGATCAGAATATCATGCCCGGTATCAAGGTCGACAAGGTATGCATGCCATGATATGATGATCGTCATATTGTATTCATCAAGACAGTTTCAGCATTGGTTCTTACTACTTCATGGTTTTTGTTGTCTAAAATAGGGCTTGGTTCCATTGCCTGGGTCCAACAATGAATCTTGGTGCCAAGGCCTAGATGGTTTGGCTTCAAGGTGTGCTGAGTACTACAAGCAGGGGGCACGCTTCGCTAAGTGGTTAGTTCATACTCATTGTGACTCTGTCTAATTTATTGGCATATATCTTTTCTAAACTTTCTGTGGTATGTTGTTCTTCTCCAGGCGGACTGTTGTTAGCATCCCTTGTGGTCCCTCAGCATTAGCAGTCAAGGAAGCGGCATGGGGACTTGCTCGATATGCTGCCATTGCTCAGGTAAAAATGTCACTTTCAACTACATTGCTTTAGTTTGATAGTGTGCTTAAGAGCCTTGATGAACAACCTTTTTTTTATGGTCTTATTTTGATGTTTCAAACACTTTTGACAATAGTAATAACCTGTACTATCATAATTGTTGAACACTTGTACTGTTCTTGAAACCGTATACATCAATTATGCACAGTGACTGCACATGGAAACACATATAACAATGGTAAGAATTAAGTTAAACTCATGTAGAAAGCTGGAGGAAAGAGCTTGTGCCTTTGTCCAATCAATGCAGTTCTCTACACTATCTTTTTTTAGTGTTGACACCATCTAAAATGTTTCGAAATCGAGTAATAGTGATGCAATATACACCACATCATGTAATTTCAACACAATTTGTGTCAACTAACATGCATATATGCTCTAGTGCTTTCTATTCCTCGCAAGTCACAAGAAGTTTTCTATTTGTTCACCatgttttaaacttttaactggAATGACCTGCAGGACAATGGCTTAGTGCCAATTGTTGAGCCAGAGATCCTTCTTGATGGTGACCATGCGATTGAGAGAACTCTTGAAGTGGCAGAGAAAGTGTGGTCTGAGGTATTCTTCTACCTGGCCCAAAACAATGTTCTTTTTGAGGGTATCCTGCTGAAACCCAGCATGGTGACCCCTGGAGCTGAACACAAGCAGAAGGCCACTCCAGAAGCCATTGCGAAGCACACCCTTACAATGCTGAGGAGGAGAGTGCCGCCTGCTGTCCCTGGAATCATGGTATTTTCTTAGCTCTTGATTCTCATAGTAATTTTATCTTCTATACCATCTCCATTCGAAACCAACTGGACAGAGTTCTGTAACTTTGTTCGTTTTGTTTTCTCCAGTTCCTTTCTGGTGGGCAATCTGAGGTGGAGGCAACCCTGAACCTGAACGCGATGAACCAAGAACCAAACCCATGGCATGTGTCCTTCTCATACGCCCGGGCTCTCCAGAACTCGGTGCTGAAGACATGGCAGGGGCGCCCCGAGAACGTGGAGGCAGCGCAGAAGGCACTGCTGGTCCGTGCCAAGGCGAACTCGCTGGCTCAGCTCGGTCGCTACACCGGCGAGGGCGAGAGCGATGAGGCCAAGAAGGGAATGTTCCAGAAGGGCTACACTTACTGATGCGGCAGAAGAGACTTCCGTGATATACAACATGCCATTTCGTGTCACTGTTTTTTGAACACCGGAGTGAATAATCACCAGAGTATGTTTGGTGCCACCGATTGTTGTTAGCTTCGTTAGCACGGGAGAAGCCTTAGAGAGCTGTATCTGACTCTGAAACACACTATTTTGATAGCACGCTTTTACTGTAAGCATATGCCTTTCGGCCATGAGACTACGAGAGAGATGTTTCATTTGTGTTGGGGTAAACTGGCAGCATTCTGAAATGAGAAAATCTGATTCACTGTTTCATGGGCTAACTAGCCACGGGCGGGCTATTGTTTTTGGGCTTCCGGCCCAACTCTATAAAGTAAAGGGGGAAAAAGCACAGAAATCTCGCGTATcctcgtgggccccacctgctcATCCTATCAGGGCTTGCCAAGTCACGACCATTTAGGGCCCAAAGCAGCCGTCCATACCGACGTTGCAAAAGAGGCCACGTGGGCTCACGTCGCCCTCGTCTCGATACACCAAGGGGGGCCAGGGCTCGCGCGCGCGAGTGGGCCCGCGCTgcagcgaaacgtcgaatagagcagtccacatgtcagtgacccaAAACTTCCCACTGCTTAGGACTGCCCTTTCCTTTTCTCACCGACATCCGCACCCGCACCCCACCTCACCCATCCATTCCTTgattctcctctctctctctctctttccccttcaCAGCCGCCACGCTCTCCGCCCCGACCCCCcaaccccgcgccgccgcctctcgccggaATCGGAGCTTTCGCCCTAAACCCTCCTCAAACCCC
Proteins encoded in this window:
- the LOC127754413 gene encoding fructose-bisphosphate aldolase 3, chloroplastic, with the translated sequence MAMLTAKLTSPAATTSWLPGGGRRSAPPRRATVIRAAAVSYADELVSTAKSVASPGRGILAIDESNATCGKRLASIGLDNTEVNRQAYRQLLLTTAGLGEYISGAILFEETLYQSTTDGKKFVDCLKDQNIMPGIKVDKGLVPLPGSNNESWCQGLDGLASRCAEYYKQGARFAKWRTVVSIPCGPSALAVKEAAWGLARYAAIAQDNGLVPIVEPEILLDGDHAIERTLEVAEKVWSEVFFYLAQNNVLFEGILLKPSMVTPGAEHKQKATPEAIAKHTLTMLRRRVPPAVPGIMFLSGGQSEVEATLNLNAMNQEPNPWHVSFSYARALQNSVLKTWQGRPENVEAAQKALLVRAKANSLAQLGRYTGEGESDEAKKGMFQKGYTY